A window of the Sphingobium sp. CAP-1 genome harbors these coding sequences:
- a CDS encoding DUF6270 domain-containing protein — MNVAYVGSCYSEEFLKHVLNDVAPSLRFYRINSVSLMDEKPFELGDISELRADTQRHLSYENRRNFRDQMRQSKPDLLVVDFIRDIRCALLTDGEAYLSFPYELIAEEYRRKTPYLERLEIIPFATPEYVRLHRQALDRFCAFLNEELPDTQVLILNFMPTWDYRGRLRTTREFRSDFMAWSARAPMQDLMGRYCVSLLNAGKLLSYDGPLWSDDLAKYGPASVHYAPACWRLMAQRFQINSLAFSLAEPPSAAELGGRLRASFDAFGEEGEASGAHWRGMERSGADVLTDLMPALLHEMEYRHGMNRRPNVVDAYQAFYWLLGRGPESMETLLAHSAESSLQSLRRRLLRSEEFQARMRSWMEDEAGPQ; from the coding sequence GTGAATGTTGCCTATGTCGGGAGTTGTTACAGCGAAGAATTTTTGAAACATGTCCTGAACGACGTTGCTCCCAGCCTGCGCTTCTATCGCATCAACAGCGTCAGTTTGATGGATGAAAAGCCGTTTGAACTGGGTGACATTTCGGAGTTGAGGGCCGACACACAGCGCCATCTTTCCTATGAAAATCGCAGGAATTTCCGTGATCAAATGCGGCAGTCGAAGCCCGACCTGCTGGTCGTGGATTTCATCCGCGACATTCGTTGCGCGTTGCTGACCGATGGTGAAGCCTATCTGTCCTTTCCCTATGAGTTGATTGCCGAGGAATATAGGCGCAAGACGCCCTATCTGGAGCGGCTGGAGATTATTCCTTTCGCCACGCCCGAATATGTCCGCCTTCATCGCCAGGCGCTCGATCGCTTCTGTGCGTTCCTCAACGAGGAATTGCCCGATACGCAGGTGCTGATCCTCAATTTCATGCCGACCTGGGATTATCGCGGGCGGCTGCGCACCACGCGCGAGTTTCGCAGCGATTTCATGGCCTGGAGCGCCCGCGCGCCGATGCAGGATCTGATGGGGCGTTATTGCGTGTCCCTGCTCAACGCGGGGAAGCTGCTCAGCTATGATGGTCCGTTGTGGAGCGACGATCTGGCGAAATATGGGCCGGCATCGGTCCATTATGCGCCGGCCTGCTGGCGACTGATGGCCCAGCGGTTCCAGATCAATTCGCTTGCCTTCTCGCTGGCCGAACCGCCCAGTGCGGCGGAACTGGGTGGGCGATTGCGCGCATCCTTCGATGCTTTCGGAGAGGAGGGCGAGGCGTCCGGCGCGCATTGGCGCGGGATGGAGCGATCCGGTGCGGACGTGTTGACCGACCTGATGCCCGCCTTGCTTCATGAAATGGAATATCGCCATGGCATGAACCGGCGGCCCAATGTCGTGGACGCCTATCAGGCCTTTTACTGGCTGCTCGGCCGTGGTCCTGAAAGCATGGAGACGTTGCTGGCGCATTCGGCGGAATCGTCCCTACAATCGCTGCGCCGGCGTCTGTTACGGTCCGAGGAGTTCCAGGCCCGGATGCGCAGTTGGATGGAGGATGAGGCAGGCCCGCAATAA
- the putA gene encoding trifunctional transcriptional regulator/proline dehydrogenase/L-glutamate gamma-semialdehyde dehydrogenase: protein MTDQPPFASFAPAIRQPTPLREAITAAYRRDEAEALAPLIAAATLPDETRAAIAGTARTLVTALRANHKGSGVEGLVQEYALSSQEGVALMCLAEALLRIPDTATRDALIRDKIADGDWGSHLGGDKSLFVNAATWGLVVTGKLVGSVDDRGLGAALTRLVARAGEPVIRRGVDLAMRMMGEQFVTGETIKEALKRAKLLEAKGFAYSYDMLGEAATTAADAKRYYADYEQAIHAIGKASAGRGIYAGPGISIKLSALHPRYVRVQAERVMGELLPAVKKLALLAKGYDIGLNIDAEEADRLELSLDLLESLATDPDLAGWNGLGFVVQGYGKRCPFVIDWIIDLARRADRRIMVRLVKGAYWDAEIKRAQVDGLADFPVYTRKVHTDVAYVACARRLLAAPDAVFPQFATHNAQTLATIYHLAGPDFAIGQYEFQCLHGMGEPLYEQVVGAGKLDRPCRIYAPVGTHETLLAYLVRRLLENGANSSFVNRIADPNVSVEEMIADPVEIVGAMAHPGHRHDQIALPADLYPDRRNSDGLDLSSETTLASLREALRHSATIGWTAAPEGATGPARTVFNPADHRDVVGRVTEATPQEARAAAIRAAASHWPNSPVADRAAALDRAADAMQAHMPVLLGLIVREAGKSLPNAIAEVREAIDFLRYYAAQARGTFGPAQVALGPVTCISPWNFPLAIFTGQVAAALVAGNPVLAKPAEETPLIAAEAVRLLHEAGVPADALHLLPGDGRIGAALVAASETAAVMFTGSTEVARLIQRQLATRLSPAGRPIPLIAETGGQNAMIVDSSALAEQVVADVIASAFDSAGQRCSALRILCLQEEVADRTLTMLKGALAELRIGRTDALRVDIGPVISAEARDIINAHIDAMTALGRKVEQSVLPAEAKHGTFVPPTIIEIDSIADLSREVFGPVLHVLRFRRERMDALVDQVNATGYGLTFGLHTRLDETVARVTSRITVGNIYVNRNVIGAIVGVQPFGGCGLSGTGPKAGGPLYLGRLVATPSIFAARVSHLRSPLHAFADWLEAEGESEAAAQARRTGDASALGVELTLPGPVGERNLYALHPRGRILMRPATHQGLYRQMAAILATGNHGVVQGMTIPTGLPAKVVACFSSDPTGHYAAALVEGDAAKIAATTQCVADLPGPIVSVHADDHGHGYCLDWLLEERSTSVNTTAAGGNASLMMIG from the coding sequence ATGACCGACCAGCCCCCCTTCGCCAGCTTCGCCCCCGCTATCCGCCAGCCGACCCCGCTGCGCGAAGCGATCACCGCCGCATATCGCCGGGACGAGGCGGAGGCGCTTGCCCCCCTGATCGCCGCCGCGACCCTGCCGGACGAAACCCGCGCGGCGATTGCCGGCACCGCCCGCACCCTCGTCACCGCGCTGCGCGCCAATCACAAGGGCAGCGGCGTCGAAGGGCTGGTGCAGGAATATGCGCTCTCCAGTCAGGAGGGCGTGGCGCTGATGTGCCTGGCCGAAGCCTTGCTGCGCATCCCCGACACCGCGACGCGCGACGCGCTGATCCGCGACAAGATCGCCGACGGCGACTGGGGTTCGCATCTGGGCGGCGACAAGTCGCTGTTCGTCAACGCCGCCACCTGGGGTCTGGTCGTCACCGGCAAGCTGGTCGGCAGCGTCGATGATCGCGGCCTCGGCGCGGCGCTCACCCGTCTGGTGGCGCGCGCCGGCGAGCCGGTGATCCGGCGCGGCGTCGACCTCGCCATGCGGATGATGGGCGAACAGTTCGTCACTGGCGAGACGATCAAGGAGGCGCTCAAGCGTGCGAAGCTGCTGGAGGCGAAGGGCTTCGCCTATAGCTATGACATGCTGGGTGAGGCGGCGACCACGGCCGCTGACGCGAAACGCTACTATGCCGATTATGAGCAGGCGATCCACGCCATCGGCAAGGCGTCGGCGGGGCGCGGCATCTATGCCGGGCCGGGCATTTCGATCAAGCTGTCGGCGCTCCACCCGCGCTATGTCCGCGTGCAGGCGGAGCGGGTGATGGGCGAATTGTTGCCGGCGGTGAAGAAGCTGGCGCTGCTGGCCAAAGGGTATGACATCGGCCTCAATATCGACGCGGAGGAGGCTGACCGGCTGGAACTGTCGCTCGACCTGCTGGAAAGTCTGGCGACCGACCCGGATCTGGCCGGCTGGAATGGGTTGGGCTTCGTGGTGCAGGGCTATGGCAAGCGCTGCCCCTTCGTGATCGACTGGATCATCGATCTGGCCCGCCGTGCCGATCGCCGCATCATGGTGCGGCTGGTCAAGGGTGCCTATTGGGACGCGGAGATCAAGCGCGCGCAGGTCGATGGCCTTGCCGACTTCCCGGTCTATACCCGCAAGGTCCATACCGATGTCGCCTATGTCGCCTGCGCGCGCAGGCTGCTGGCCGCGCCCGATGCGGTGTTCCCGCAATTCGCGACCCATAATGCGCAGACTTTGGCGACCATCTATCATCTGGCCGGCCCGGATTTCGCGATCGGCCAATATGAATTTCAATGCCTGCACGGCATGGGCGAGCCGCTCTATGAGCAGGTCGTCGGGGCGGGCAAGCTGGACCGCCCCTGTCGCATCTATGCCCCGGTCGGCACGCATGAGACGCTGCTGGCCTATCTGGTCCGCCGCCTGCTGGAAAATGGCGCGAACAGCAGCTTCGTCAATCGCATCGCCGATCCCAATGTCTCGGTCGAGGAGATGATCGCCGATCCGGTCGAGATCGTGGGCGCCATGGCGCATCCGGGGCATCGCCATGACCAGATCGCGCTGCCCGCCGACCTCTATCCCGACCGCCGCAATTCGGATGGCCTCGACCTGAGCAGTGAAACCACGCTCGCCAGCCTGCGCGAAGCGCTGCGCCACAGCGCGACGATCGGCTGGACCGCTGCGCCCGAAGGCGCGACCGGCCCCGCGCGCACCGTGTTCAATCCCGCCGATCATCGCGACGTGGTGGGCCGTGTGACCGAAGCAACTCCGCAGGAAGCCCGCGCCGCCGCAATCCGCGCCGCCGCGTCGCATTGGCCGAACAGTCCGGTTGCCGACCGCGCCGCCGCGCTCGATCGCGCGGCCGACGCGATGCAGGCGCATATGCCGGTCCTGCTCGGCCTGATCGTCCGCGAAGCCGGCAAGTCGCTGCCCAACGCCATCGCCGAAGTGCGCGAGGCGATCGATTTCCTGCGCTATTATGCCGCTCAGGCGCGCGGCACCTTTGGCCCGGCGCAGGTCGCGCTCGGCCCCGTCACCTGTATCAGCCCGTGGAACTTCCCGCTCGCCATCTTCACCGGACAGGTCGCCGCCGCTCTGGTCGCGGGCAATCCGGTGCTGGCCAAGCCGGCCGAGGAAACCCCGCTGATCGCCGCCGAAGCGGTGCGCCTGCTCCATGAAGCGGGCGTTCCCGCCGATGCGCTGCATCTGCTGCCGGGTGACGGCCGGATCGGCGCGGCGCTGGTGGCGGCGTCCGAAACGGCCGCCGTCATGTTCACCGGGTCGACCGAGGTCGCGCGCCTGATCCAGCGCCAACTCGCCACGCGCCTGTCTCCGGCCGGCCGGCCGATCCCGCTGATCGCCGAAACCGGCGGGCAGAATGCGATGATCGTGGACAGCAGCGCGCTGGCCGAACAGGTGGTGGCTGATGTCATCGCCTCCGCCTTCGACAGCGCGGGCCAGCGCTGTTCGGCGCTGCGCATCCTCTGCTTGCAGGAGGAAGTCGCCGACCGGACGCTGACGATGCTCAAGGGTGCGCTGGCGGAATTGCGGATCGGCCGCACCGACGCGCTTCGGGTCGATATCGGCCCGGTCATCAGCGCCGAGGCGCGCGACATCATCAACGCCCATATCGACGCCATGACGGCGCTGGGCCGCAAGGTGGAGCAGAGCGTGCTGCCCGCTGAGGCGAAGCACGGCACGTTCGTTCCGCCGACGATCATCGAGATCGACAGCATCGCCGATTTGAGCCGCGAAGTCTTTGGCCCCGTCCTGCATGTGCTGCGGTTCCGGCGCGAGCGGATGGATGCACTGGTCGATCAGGTCAACGCCACCGGCTATGGTTTGACCTTCGGCCTGCACACCCGGCTGGACGAAACGGTCGCCCGCGTCACCAGCCGAATCACTGTCGGCAATATCTATGTAAACCGCAACGTCATCGGTGCGATCGTGGGGGTACAGCCTTTTGGCGGCTGTGGCCTGTCGGGTACCGGGCCAAAGGCGGGCGGGCCGCTCTATCTTGGCCGACTGGTCGCGACGCCGTCGATATTCGCTGCGCGGGTCAGCCATTTGCGGTCGCCGCTCCATGCTTTTGCCGACTGGCTGGAAGCAGAAGGAGAAAGCGAGGCCGCCGCGCAGGCACGCCGCACCGGCGACGCATCGGCGCTGGGCGTAGAATTGACGCTGCCGGGGCCGGTCGGCGAACGCAATCTCTACGCCCTGCATCCGCGCGGCCGTATTCTGATGCGTCCGGCGACGCATCAGGGGCTATATCGCCAGATGGCTGCCATCCTTGCCACGGGCAATCATGGCGTGGTGCAGGGGATGACGATTCCGACCGGCCTGCCCGCCAAAGTCGTCGCCTGTTTCAGCAGCGACCCGACCGGCCATTATGCCGCCGCACTGGTCGAGGGTGACGCCGCCAAGATCGCCGCGACCACCCAATGCGTCGCCGACCTGCCCGGCCCGATCGTATCGGTCCATGCCGACGATCATGGCCATGGCTATTGCCTCGACTGGTTGCTGGAAGAACGGTCGACATCGGTCAACACGACTGCGGCGGGGGGCAATGCCAGCCTGATGATGATCGGTTGA
- a CDS encoding mannitol dehydrogenase family protein, whose product MSRLSSATLAELPADVIRPAYDRAGVTCGVVHLGIGAFHRAHQAIMFDDALNAGDLRWGIVAASLRSPTVRDQMAPQDGLYTMLVRDGAAEQARIVGAVQRVIVAPEEPEALLAALAAPDTHIVTLTITEKGYKLDPATGALIEGDPQLAADLASLERPQTAPGYLVAALAMRRAAGLAPFTAISCDNLPHNGARLRGAVLALARRHDAVLADWIAAEGAFPETMVDRIVPATTAADVVALTERLGVEDQAMVKTEPFLQWVIEDKFCGPRPDFGAGVQLTAAVAPWEEAKLRLLNGAHSGIAYLGGLAGIDHVHEVLALPEARHFVEALWDEAETTLSPPPELDVATYRRALMARFDNPTLRHRTRQIAMDGSQKLPQRLLTPIAARLAAGQGIDALALVVAAWVRWQAGKDDRGEPHRVDDPLAADIATSLCDATSPNARIAAILGFEAVVPPELAGNRTLSEALTYWLALLEQQGARGALATFARLTAQSPIPLPF is encoded by the coding sequence GTGAGCCGGCTGTCCTCCGCAACGCTGGCCGAGCTTCCCGCCGATGTGATCCGTCCGGCCTATGATCGCGCGGGTGTGACGTGCGGCGTCGTCCATCTGGGCATCGGCGCCTTCCATCGCGCGCATCAGGCGATTATGTTCGACGATGCGCTGAATGCGGGCGACCTGCGCTGGGGCATCGTCGCTGCTTCGCTCCGGTCGCCCACGGTGCGCGACCAGATGGCGCCGCAGGACGGGCTCTACACCATGCTGGTGCGCGATGGCGCGGCGGAGCAGGCGCGGATCGTCGGCGCGGTGCAGCGGGTCATCGTCGCGCCGGAGGAGCCGGAGGCGCTGCTCGCCGCGCTGGCCGCGCCCGACACCCATATCGTCACGCTGACCATCACCGAGAAGGGCTATAAGCTCGACCCCGCCACCGGTGCGCTGATCGAGGGCGACCCGCAACTGGCCGCCGATCTCGCCTCGCTGGAGCGACCGCAGACCGCGCCGGGTTATCTGGTCGCGGCGCTGGCGATGCGGCGGGCGGCGGGCCTTGCGCCCTTCACCGCGATCAGTTGCGATAATCTGCCGCATAATGGCGCGCGGCTGCGGGGCGCGGTGCTGGCGCTGGCGCGACGCCATGACGCCGTCCTTGCCGACTGGATCGCGGCGGAGGGGGCGTTCCCCGAAACCATGGTCGATCGCATCGTGCCGGCGACGACGGCAGCGGATGTCGTCGCGCTGACGGAGCGGCTGGGCGTCGAGGATCAGGCGATGGTCAAGACCGAACCCTTCCTCCAATGGGTGATCGAGGACAAGTTTTGCGGCCCGCGCCCGGACTTTGGCGCGGGCGTGCAACTGACGGCGGCGGTCGCCCCCTGGGAGGAAGCGAAGCTGCGGCTGCTCAACGGCGCGCATAGCGGCATCGCCTATCTGGGCGGCCTCGCCGGCATCGACCATGTGCATGAGGTGCTGGCGCTGCCCGAAGCGCGACATTTCGTGGAGGCTTTGTGGGACGAGGCGGAAACGACGCTGTCGCCGCCGCCCGAACTGGATGTCGCCACCTATCGTCGCGCGCTGATGGCGCGGTTCGACAATCCGACATTGCGACACCGAACGAGACAGATAGCGATGGATGGATCGCAGAAACTGCCCCAGCGTCTCCTGACGCCCATTGCCGCGCGGTTGGCGGCGGGGCAGGGGATCGATGCACTGGCGCTGGTCGTCGCGGCCTGGGTTCGCTGGCAGGCTGGAAAGGATGATCGCGGTGAGCCGCATCGGGTCGATGATCCGCTCGCGGCCGATATTGCGACAAGCCTGTGCGACGCGACCAGCCCGAATGCCCGCATCGCCGCGATTCTGGGTTTCGAGGCGGTCGTGCCGCCCGAACTGGCAGGCAACCGGACGCTGTCCGAAGCGTTGACATATTGGCTGGCGCTGCTGGAGCAGCAGGGCGCGCGCGGTGCTTTGGCCACATTTGCGCGACTGACAGCGCAGTCACCTATACCGTTACCATTTTGA
- a CDS encoding Lrp/AsnC family transcriptional regulator: MENKPQTVELDEFDRRIIAALVDDGRMTVTDLAATVGLSKTPCQVRLKRLQESGVIRGFRAIIDPAKLGMDHIAFTEVKLSDTRESALREFNAAVRRIPEVEECHMLASNFDYLLKVRTADIRRYRIVLGEKISALPHVASTSTFVAMETVLEAGHSRAKGKWRTEIG; the protein is encoded by the coding sequence ATGGAAAATAAACCCCAGACAGTCGAATTGGACGAGTTCGACCGCAGGATCATCGCCGCTCTGGTCGATGACGGGCGGATGACCGTCACCGATCTGGCCGCTACGGTCGGCCTGTCCAAGACCCCCTGTCAGGTGCGGCTAAAACGTTTGCAGGAGTCTGGCGTCATTCGCGGCTTCCGGGCGATCATCGATCCCGCCAAGCTCGGCATGGACCATATCGCCTTTACCGAGGTCAAATTGTCCGACACGCGGGAAAGCGCGCTGCGCGAGTTCAATGCGGCGGTGCGCCGCATCCCGGAGGTCGAGGAATGTCATATGCTGGCCAGCAATTTCGACTATCTGCTCAAGGTGCGGACGGCCGATATTCGCCGCTATCGCATCGTGCTGGGCGAAAAGATCAGCGCCCTGCCCCATGTCGCCAGCACCTCCACCTTCGTCGCGATGGAAACGGTGCTGGAGGCGGGGCACAGCCGGGCTAAAGGGAAATGGCGAACGGAGATTGGTTAA
- a CDS encoding TonB-dependent receptor, with amino-acid sequence MSSRTQYFRAALFAASAIGSLSLAQAAIAQDAVPQADVAPADEVADIVVTGIRGSLQSATNAKKSAVAFGDSIFAEDIGKLPATNLAETLNRMPGVRLKRDNNGEGTQVSIRGLGPSFSKVLLNGSQIQVASDGGTNGGSANREVDLDFFPSELFTRLDLAKSPTPSTLEGGIAGTVNLRNARPFDKPGTHVTVVAQGQYTSPNDKISPRGAIVASHTTDTFGILVGVAGVKTKTRIKGFETVGWTDGNLGKDSAGNNDAGGNNFSWASVVPRNAGHGLTAGDPVDVVATSGLTRSELSTALLPRLGRESLTEGTRSRISALASLEWRPSDELHFALDGLWAKSKRDYSKVNMNWQVRNSGPGTSAQSTGGMIPIDLTVDDNGVVTSGTFANSSFFLEASLFKQTTKFWNINPSLSWQPTDDLKVDLSANYSKSRFFREQPTWAFQTTPQSGVDVYYENEGGDYPSITSNLDLNDPDNGSWQWYRQNIQLVRRNTTTKGAHLDVTYGDDNLNLKVGAAYDQAIRSIRAYDNSSAYQLSVCGTGCTGATGSITTGQIAQYLKSSSVAGFVVPDFDAIKQATNYVSYRDSAPETRGAVTGGATGDMNEKVLGAYFEVNGVTQIADRDLHVNAGMRYAHTDQRVTGPSQVGTTIVDITSASKYENFLPSINLTYDVANNVKLRASASRTMTRPDAGQILPGITFSDPSALVASAGNPDLKPYTSDNYDIGGEIYTGGIGYIGVSAFMKNVQGFTVTQSTQATFGSLNIPFASLLSTQQNALNDRAAATGVAVSDLPITVNRPVNLSDLKIKGIEATWVQPLDFLVKGLGFSANGTLLDQSSSSGLVAEGVSKYSYNLQGFYENGGLSVSLNYVWNSKSIAVNGPQNGITGADLKADARGQLDMSAGYQLPFFNKALRLTVDVLNITNEPIRTTFEYDNAAYSVYYPGTSVLAGIRANF; translated from the coding sequence ATGTCTTCACGCACCCAATATTTTCGCGCCGCGCTGTTCGCGGCTTCGGCGATCGGTTCGCTGAGCCTGGCGCAAGCCGCCATCGCGCAGGATGCCGTGCCGCAGGCCGATGTTGCGCCCGCCGATGAGGTCGCTGATATCGTCGTTACCGGCATCCGCGGATCGTTGCAGAGCGCTACCAACGCCAAGAAGAGCGCCGTTGCGTTCGGCGACTCCATCTTTGCCGAGGATATTGGCAAGCTGCCCGCCACCAACCTTGCCGAAACGCTGAACCGGATGCCGGGTGTCCGCCTGAAGCGCGACAATAATGGCGAAGGCACGCAGGTTTCCATCCGCGGTCTTGGCCCCAGCTTCTCCAAGGTGCTGCTCAACGGCTCGCAGATTCAGGTGGCGTCCGATGGCGGCACCAATGGCGGCAGCGCCAACCGCGAAGTCGATCTCGACTTCTTCCCGTCCGAACTCTTTACCCGCCTTGACCTCGCCAAAAGCCCGACGCCCTCGACGCTGGAAGGCGGCATCGCCGGCACTGTCAACCTGCGCAACGCGCGGCCGTTCGACAAGCCGGGCACCCATGTCACCGTGGTCGCGCAAGGGCAGTATACCAGCCCCAATGACAAGATTTCCCCGCGCGGCGCGATCGTCGCCAGCCACACCACCGACACGTTTGGCATCTTGGTCGGCGTTGCCGGCGTCAAGACCAAGACCCGGATCAAGGGGTTCGAGACGGTCGGCTGGACCGACGGCAATCTGGGCAAGGATTCCGCCGGCAATAATGATGCGGGCGGCAATAATTTCTCTTGGGCGTCGGTCGTGCCGCGCAATGCCGGCCACGGCCTGACCGCCGGCGATCCGGTCGATGTTGTCGCGACATCGGGCCTGACGCGGTCGGAACTCAGCACAGCGCTGCTGCCGCGGCTCGGCCGTGAAAGCCTGACCGAAGGCACGCGATCGCGCATTTCGGCGCTGGCCTCGCTCGAATGGCGTCCCAGCGACGAACTGCATTTCGCCCTCGACGGTCTGTGGGCCAAGTCGAAGCGCGACTATAGCAAGGTCAACATGAACTGGCAGGTCCGCAACTCCGGTCCCGGCACCAGCGCCCAGTCGACCGGCGGCATGATCCCGATCGACCTGACCGTGGACGATAATGGCGTCGTTACCAGCGGCACCTTCGCCAATAGCTCCTTCTTCCTGGAAGCCAGCCTGTTCAAGCAGACGACCAAATTCTGGAACATCAACCCCAGCCTGAGCTGGCAGCCGACCGACGATCTGAAGGTCGATCTGTCCGCCAACTATTCCAAGAGCCGCTTCTTCCGCGAACAGCCGACCTGGGCGTTCCAGACCACGCCGCAGTCGGGCGTCGACGTATATTATGAAAATGAAGGCGGCGATTATCCGTCGATCACGTCGAACCTGGACTTGAACGATCCCGACAATGGCAGTTGGCAATGGTATCGCCAGAATATCCAGCTCGTCCGCCGCAACACCACGACCAAGGGCGCGCATCTGGACGTGACCTATGGCGACGACAATCTGAACCTGAAGGTCGGCGCCGCCTATGATCAGGCGATCCGCTCGATCCGCGCCTATGACAACAGCTCTGCCTATCAACTGTCGGTCTGCGGCACGGGCTGCACCGGCGCGACCGGCTCCATCACCACCGGCCAGATCGCGCAATATCTCAAGAGCAGCTCGGTCGCCGGTTTCGTCGTGCCTGATTTCGATGCGATCAAGCAGGCGACCAACTATGTCAGCTATCGCGATAGCGCGCCCGAAACGCGCGGCGCGGTGACTGGCGGCGCGACCGGCGACATGAACGAAAAGGTGCTGGGCGCCTATTTCGAAGTCAATGGCGTGACCCAGATCGCCGACCGCGACCTGCATGTGAACGCCGGTATGCGCTATGCCCATACCGACCAGCGCGTGACGGGGCCGAGCCAGGTCGGCACCACCATCGTCGACATCACATCGGCATCGAAATATGAGAATTTCCTGCCGTCGATCAACCTGACCTATGATGTCGCCAATAATGTGAAGCTGCGCGCATCGGCATCGCGGACGATGACTCGCCCCGATGCGGGCCAGATACTGCCCGGCATCACCTTCTCCGATCCGTCGGCGCTGGTGGCGAGCGCGGGCAACCCGGACCTGAAGCCTTATACGTCGGACAATTATGACATTGGCGGCGAAATCTACACTGGCGGCATTGGCTATATCGGCGTGTCGGCGTTCATGAAGAATGTGCAGGGTTTCACCGTCACCCAGTCGACGCAGGCGACCTTCGGCTCGCTCAACATCCCGTTCGCCAGCCTGCTTTCGACCCAGCAGAATGCGCTGAACGATCGGGCCGCGGCGACCGGGGTGGCGGTCAGCGATCTGCCGATCACCGTCAATCGTCCGGTCAACCTCAGCGATCTGAAGATCAAGGGGATCGAGGCGACCTGGGTGCAGCCGCTCGACTTCCTCGTGAAGGGGCTGGGCTTCTCGGCCAACGGCACGCTGCTGGATCAGTCCTCCTCGTCGGGTCTGGTGGCCGAAGGCGTATCCAAATATAGCTATAATCTTCAGGGCTTCTATGAAAATGGCGGTCTGTCGGTCAGCCTGAACTATGTCTGGAACAGCAAGTCGATCGCGGTGAACGGCCCGCAGAACGGCATTACCGGCGCTGATCTGAAGGCGGATGCACGCGGTCAGCTCGACATGTCGGCCGGCTATCAACTGCCCTTCTTCAACAAGGCGCTGCGTCTGACGGTGGATGTCCTCAACATCACCAACGAACCGATCCGCACCACCTTCGAATATGATAATGCCGCCTATTCGGTCTATTATCCGGGAACGTCGGTGCTGGCCGGCATCCGGGCGAATTTTTGA
- a CDS encoding SGNH/GDSL hydrolase family protein has product MRPTLLTLLSLAALVAVPAQAKTCTPTWVAGWASAQFLPTGDAAIAPGTIADHTLRQLIRPSIAGERLRVRLSNSAGTKPLHIAGASIARALEPASAAVDPATLIGLRFDGRPEVVIPAGADYLSDPVTLPVGALETVAVSIRYAQEPEITSHPGSRATSWLLAGDHLTDGAMTGAAPLEKWVHLSGLEVERCAPARLIVALGDSITDGKGSTTNGNDRWTDRLAERLQADPKRHAIAIVNQGIGGNRLLDDGLGSNALARLDCDVLGQPGVTHLILLEGINDLGTLTRDAPVSEEAHREHVARIIGAYRQIIARAHARGIKVIGATVMPFVGNGYYHADARNEADRQAVNAWIRTPGHFDAMVDFDRVTRDPAHPDRLLPAYDVGDALHPSPLGYKAMGDAIPLTLFD; this is encoded by the coding sequence ATGCGCCCCACGCTTCTTACCCTGCTTTCCCTCGCTGCGCTGGTCGCCGTTCCGGCGCAGGCCAAGACATGCACGCCCACATGGGTCGCCGGCTGGGCCTCGGCGCAATTTCTGCCGACCGGCGACGCCGCGATTGCGCCCGGCACGATCGCCGACCACACGCTGCGCCAGCTTATTCGGCCGTCCATCGCCGGCGAGCGGCTGCGCGTGCGCCTGTCCAACAGCGCGGGGACGAAGCCGCTGCATATCGCCGGGGCCAGCATTGCGCGAGCGCTGGAGCCGGCGTCGGCGGCGGTCGATCCGGCGACGCTGATCGGGCTGCGCTTCGACGGGCGGCCGGAGGTCGTCATTCCCGCCGGGGCCGATTATCTGTCCGATCCGGTGACGCTGCCGGTCGGGGCGCTGGAGACGGTCGCCGTGTCGATCCGCTATGCGCAGGAGCCGGAGATCACATCGCATCCCGGTTCACGCGCGACATCCTGGCTGCTGGCCGGCGATCATCTGACCGACGGGGCGATGACCGGGGCGGCACCGCTGGAAAAATGGGTGCATCTGTCCGGGCTGGAGGTGGAGCGGTGCGCGCCCGCCAGACTGATCGTGGCGCTGGGCGATTCCATCACCGATGGCAAGGGATCGACCACCAACGGCAATGACCGCTGGACCGATCGGCTGGCGGAGCGGTTGCAGGCCGACCCCAAGCGCCACGCCATCGCCATCGTAAATCAGGGGATTGGCGGCAACCGGCTGCTCGATGACGGGCTTGGCTCCAATGCGCTGGCGCGGCTGGACTGCGACGTGCTGGGTCAGCCGGGCGTCACCCATCTGATCCTGCTGGAAGGGATCAACGATCTGGGCACGCTGACCCGCGACGCGCCGGTCAGCGAGGAGGCGCATCGGGAGCATGTCGCGCGCATCATCGGCGCCTATCGCCAGATCATCGCCCGCGCCCATGCCAGGGGGATCAAGGTGATTGGCGCGACGGTGATGCCCTTTGTCGGGAACGGCTATTATCATGCCGACGCCCGCAATGAGGCGGATCGGCAGGCGGTGAATGCGTGGATCAGGACGCCGGGCCATTTCGACGCCATGGTCGATTTCGACCGCGTGACCCGTGACCCCGCGCATCCCGACCGGCTGTTGCCGGCCTATGATGTGGGGGATGCGCTGCATCCATCGCCATTGGGCTATAAGGCGATGGGGGATGCGATTCCGTTGACCCTCTTTGATTAA